From one Gammaproteobacteria bacterium genomic stretch:
- a CDS encoding PAS domain S-box protein: MKSDNNDKRFRALVEATSDWIWEVDANAVYTYSNPKVRELLGYEPEDIIGKTPFDLMPTDEAERVSAKFSEIVQAQRAFSNTENINRHRDGHEVILETSGVPVFDEQGQFCGYRGVDRDITARKQTEATLQANENHYRWLVESAQALPWEMDISTLRFTYVGPQAEAMLGYSQAEWYEEGFWLKYMHPDDREWAPRFCQESIGRRENHDFEYRIYAKDGRLLWIRDSVNVIDNIDIIDGAVRSTILRGFMFDVTDQKQKEDALALSQQRLLESQQIAQLGHWDWDIINNTLFWSDEHYRLCGVAPGTITPGYEVFLDFIHPDDRDKWVATVNDAFSKNNYNMDHRIVLANGEVRYVHGQGQVYYDDTNQPLRMIGTIQDISERKYLENALTAITHLSSSMNIVEYCRSCVENIVRIYNTPYAFIGIFSDDSKQRIKTQAVWANGQFVDNFEYELKGTPCADVLDRKAELIARDAARLYPEDTMLVDMSVESYFGAPMISASGHKMGIIAVLDINPMEIISWTEPVLDLFAQRIASYIEGKQASEKIASSEAELRNIFHNMQDTFYRTDNEGRVIKISDSVEQLLGYKIDDLIGMKIGDFYIDPDRRQVFLEQLDKGNGSVQDFSAGLRRKDGSVAWVATNAQYYKDSSGNILGVEGVTRDMCQHYEAELQMRKMSSALEQTADLVMVTDAQGRVEYVNPSFERTTGYRREDVLGKTPQFLKSGKQSESFYRNLWDTILSGEVFFDVMVNCKKSGDLYYEEKSITPIRNDQGEITSFVATGRDITERMENEERLSFMAHHDALTKLPNRILFMDRLKQSLAHARRYTKKVAVLFIDLDRFKNINDTLGHETGDLMLTQVADRLRKNIRQEDTIARLGGDEFAVLLTDIETEQCATVLAKKILQSLEAPLELNQRELFISASIGVSLFPNDGEDAGTLLKNADIAMYRAKDLGKNNHQFYSTDMSARAFQSLTMESSLRHALEREEFVLFYQPQVDIESNRIVGVEALIRWQHPDLGLVAPNDFISLLEETGLIIPVGYWVIASACRQMKLWHEMGFPELMMSINISSRQFNATDFIKTVEGIINDIACSPEMIEMEITESVLMENQSNTITALEMLEAIGFKIAIDDFGTGYSSLSYLRRFNIDTLKVDRSFVRDVIDDADDAAITSAIIAMAQSLKLKVIAEGVETQQQLDFLKKCQCTLIQGYLFSRPLPADGLTELLQAQEK, encoded by the coding sequence TTGAAATCTGACAATAATGATAAGCGTTTCCGGGCGTTGGTTGAAGCCACCAGTGACTGGATCTGGGAAGTCGATGCTAATGCAGTTTATACCTACTCCAATCCCAAGGTTCGGGAACTGCTGGGCTATGAGCCCGAGGACATTATTGGTAAAACCCCGTTTGATCTGATGCCCACTGATGAGGCAGAACGCGTGTCGGCTAAATTTAGCGAGATTGTACAGGCACAGCGAGCCTTTAGTAACACTGAAAATATTAATAGGCATCGTGATGGCCATGAGGTCATATTGGAGACCAGTGGTGTTCCCGTATTCGATGAGCAAGGTCAGTTTTGCGGTTATCGGGGTGTTGATCGTGATATCACTGCACGCAAGCAAACTGAGGCTACATTGCAAGCCAATGAAAATCACTACCGTTGGCTGGTTGAATCAGCTCAGGCGTTGCCCTGGGAAATGGATATATCAACCCTGCGCTTTACCTATGTAGGCCCGCAGGCTGAAGCGATGTTGGGTTATTCACAGGCAGAGTGGTATGAAGAAGGGTTCTGGTTGAAATACATGCATCCGGATGATCGTGAATGGGCACCACGCTTCTGTCAGGAATCAATCGGTAGAAGGGAAAATCATGATTTTGAATATCGTATATATGCCAAAGACGGACGTCTGCTATGGATACGTGACAGTGTTAATGTCATTGATAATATTGATATCATTGACGGGGCAGTAAGATCGACTATATTGCGCGGGTTTATGTTCGATGTCACAGATCAGAAACAAAAGGAAGATGCCCTGGCATTAAGTCAACAACGGTTACTTGAATCACAACAGATTGCACAACTAGGACATTGGGACTGGGATATTATTAATAATACCTTGTTCTGGTCGGATGAACATTATCGTCTCTGTGGTGTTGCACCCGGGACGATTACACCTGGTTATGAAGTCTTTCTTGATTTCATTCATCCTGATGACAGGGATAAATGGGTGGCAACAGTTAATGATGCCTTCAGTAAGAATAACTATAACATGGATCATCGTATTGTATTGGCAAACGGTGAGGTGCGTTATGTTCATGGACAGGGACAGGTCTATTACGATGATACAAATCAGCCGTTGCGTATGATCGGTACTATTCAGGATATTTCGGAAAGAAAATATCTTGAAAATGCGCTTACGGCTATCACTCATCTCTCTTCATCTATGAATATTGTAGAATACTGCCGTTCATGTGTAGAAAATATTGTTCGTATCTATAATACGCCTTATGCCTTTATTGGTATTTTTTCTGATGACTCGAAGCAACGTATAAAAACCCAGGCCGTATGGGCGAATGGTCAATTTGTCGATAATTTCGAATATGAATTAAAAGGCACGCCCTGTGCCGATGTCCTTGATAGAAAGGCTGAGTTGATCGCCAGGGATGCCGCCAGATTGTATCCGGAAGATACGATGTTGGTTGATATGAGTGTGGAAAGTTATTTTGGCGCACCGATGATCTCGGCTTCGGGTCATAAGATGGGTATTATCGCTGTTCTGGATATTAATCCGATGGAGATTATCTCCTGGACAGAGCCGGTGCTGGATTTATTTGCTCAGCGTATTGCTTCATATATTGAAGGCAAACAGGCGAGTGAAAAGATTGCCAGCTCTGAGGCGGAGTTGCGTAATATCTTTCATAATATGCAAGATACCTTTTATCGTACAGATAATGAAGGCAGGGTTATTAAGATTTCAGACTCTGTTGAACAATTACTCGGTTATAAAATAGATGATCTGATCGGTATGAAGATTGGTGATTTTTATATAGACCCTGACAGGCGACAGGTGTTTCTTGAACAACTGGATAAAGGCAATGGCTCCGTTCAGGATTTTAGTGCCGGTTTGAGACGTAAAGATGGTTCGGTGGCATGGGTTGCTACTAATGCGCAATATTATAAGGATTCCTCTGGGAATATTCTTGGTGTCGAAGGCGTAACCCGGGATATGTGTCAGCATTATGAGGCTGAATTGCAGATGCGAAAGATGTCCAGCGCGCTGGAACAGACTGCTGATCTGGTGATGGTTACAGATGCCCAGGGTCGAGTGGAATACGTCAACCCCTCTTTCGAAAGGACAACAGGTTATCGTCGCGAAGATGTTCTTGGCAAGACCCCTCAGTTTCTGAAATCAGGTAAACAAAGCGAGAGTTTTTACCGAAATTTATGGGACACTATTTTGTCGGGGGAGGTGTTCTTTGATGTTATGGTTAACTGTAAGAAGAGTGGTGATCTCTATTACGAGGAAAAAAGTATTACCCCGATAAGAAATGATCAGGGTGAGATTACCAGTTTTGTTGCGACCGGTCGTGATATCACCGAACGCATGGAGAATGAAGAGCGGCTGAGCTTTATGGCGCATCATGATGCACTCACCAAATTGCCCAATCGTATTTTATTTATGGATCGCTTGAAACAATCTCTGGCTCATGCCCGACGTTATACAAAAAAAGTAGCTGTTTTATTTATTGATCTTGATCGCTTTAAAAACATTAATGATACCCTGGGGCATGAGACGGGTGACCTTATGTTGACACAAGTTGCTGATCGCCTGAGGAAAAATATTCGGCAGGAAGATACCATTGCGCGTCTGGGTGGTGATGAGTTTGCTGTCTTGCTGACCGATATTGAAACCGAACAGTGTGCCACCGTGTTGGCAAAAAAGATCTTGCAGAGTCTGGAGGCCCCGCTGGAACTGAATCAGCGCGAATTATTTATTAGTGCCAGTATTGGCGTGAGTCTGTTTCCCAATGATGGCGAAGATGCCGGGACATTGTTGAAAAACGCGGATATTGCCATGTATCGAGCCAAGGATCTGGGCAAGAATAATCATCAGTTTTATTCAACAGATATGAGTGCGCGGGCATTCCAGTCTCTGACTATGGAAAGTAGTCTGCGTCATGCACTGGAACGAGAGGAATTTGTACTGTTCTATCAGCCACAGGTTGATATTGAAAGCAACAGGATTGTTGGCGTAGAGGCATTGATACGCTGGCAACATCCCGATCTTGGTCTGGTCGCACCGAATGATTTTATATCTCTGCTGGAGGAAACGGGGCTTATTATTCCGGTAGGCTATTGGGTTATTGCTTCAGCCTGCCGACAAATGAAGCTATGGCATGAAATGGGCTTTCCAGAATTGATGATGTCGATCAATATTTCAAGTCGACAATTTAATGCCACGGATTTTATCAAGACAGTGGAAGGGATTATTAATGATATTGCTTGCTCACCTGAAATGATAGAGATGGAGATTACCGAGAGTGTATTGATGGAGAATCAGAGCAATACCATTACTGCATTGGAGATGTTGGAGGCAATCGGTTTTAAGATAGCGATTGATGACTTCGGAACAGGCTATTCATCACTCAGTTATTTACGCCGTTTTAATATTGATACCTTGAAGGTTGATCGTTCTTTTGTACGCGATGTTATTGACGATGCGGATGATGCCGCCATTACTTCGGCGATTATCGCTATGGCTCAAAGCCTGAAACTCAAGGTTATTGCCGAAGGTGTTGAGACACAACAACAACTGGATTTTCTTAAGAAATGTCAATGCACGCTTATTCAAGGTTATCTGTTTAGTCGACCATTACCTGCTGATGGGCTGACAGAATTATTGCAGGCGCAAGAGAAGTAA
- a CDS encoding type II toxin-antitoxin system VapC family toxin codes for MILVDTSVWIDHLRHHDDTLAALLNNSQVLMHPYISGELACGNLTNRVELLHLLAALPQITTALDTEVHFFIEQRLLMGKGIGYIDTHLLAAVALDGTANIWTRDKRLHQVAESLSLSWNTQI; via the coding sequence ATGATTCTGGTGGATACATCGGTGTGGATTGATCATCTGCGCCATCATGACGATACGCTGGCGGCTTTATTGAATAATAGCCAGGTGTTAATGCACCCGTATATTTCAGGGGAACTGGCCTGTGGCAACCTGACAAACCGTGTTGAGCTGCTGCATTTGCTGGCTGCACTCCCCCAGATTACAACCGCGCTGGATACAGAAGTGCATTTTTTTATCGAGCAGCGCTTATTAATGGGTAAGGGCATTGGTTATATTGATACGCATTTATTGGCTGCGGTTGCATTGGACGGAACGGCAAACATCTGGACACGGGATAAGCGACTACATCAGGTGGCCGAAAGCCTTTCCCTGAGCTGGAATACTCAAATATGA
- a CDS encoding type II toxin-antitoxin system VapB family antitoxin — protein MRTTLNIDDDLLAEAQRVSHLTEKVALVREGLHALIERESARRLAKLGGTEPELDSISRRQSNRK, from the coding sequence ATGCGCACAACACTAAATATAGATGATGATTTGCTGGCAGAAGCGCAGCGGGTGAGCCATTTAACCGAGAAAGTGGCGCTGGTGCGTGAAGGTTTACATGCCCTGATTGAGCGGGAAAGTGCTCGCCGTCTGGCCAAACTGGGGGGCACTGAGCCGGAGCTGGATTCCATTAGTCGCCGTCAATCTAACAGGAAATAA
- a CDS encoding SulP family inorganic anion transporter: MFQLGCVNRACFQNEILSGLTVALALVPEAVAFAFVAGVEPLVGLYAAFMVGLLAAIFGGRPGMISGATGAMAVVMVALVAEHGVEYLFATVVLTGLIQISAGLLHLGKYIRIVPHPVMLGFVNGLAIVIFLAQLNGFQITDEYGVNQWMQGEALWILLGLIAMTMAIIHYLPKLTTRFPSSLAAILTVSLLVIFMNIDTKTVGDMASIEGGFPQFHIPEVPLTMETLFIILPYAIILAAIGLIESLLTLSLIDELTNTRGRGNRECIGQGIANTATGLFGGMGGCAMIGQSMINVNSGGRQRLSGISAALFLLSFILFASPLIEMIPMAALIGVMFIVVVGTFEWSSLRIINKIPRSDAFVLILVSGVTVATDLAIAVIVGVIVSALVFSWEHAKHISVHGYNDENGSRIYELSGPLFFGSAKNFLELFHPEQDPDDVIIEFQNSRVVDHSAIEIIDTLAERYIAAGKKLHLRHLSPECRELLHKAGDLVEVNMMEDPTYHIADDELA, encoded by the coding sequence ATGTTTCAGCTTGGTTGCGTCAATCGCGCCTGTTTTCAAAATGAGATTTTATCTGGCCTAACCGTTGCACTGGCACTGGTTCCCGAGGCTGTTGCCTTTGCCTTTGTTGCTGGCGTGGAGCCACTGGTTGGCCTATATGCCGCCTTCATGGTGGGTCTGCTGGCAGCCATCTTTGGTGGTCGCCCTGGTATGATCTCCGGGGCAACCGGTGCCATGGCGGTGGTCATGGTGGCACTGGTTGCAGAGCATGGTGTCGAATACCTTTTTGCTACCGTGGTACTGACAGGACTCATCCAGATCTCTGCCGGATTATTGCATCTGGGCAAATATATTCGTATCGTGCCACATCCGGTCATGCTCGGTTTCGTCAATGGTCTCGCTATTGTCATCTTTCTTGCTCAATTAAATGGTTTTCAGATCACTGATGAATACGGTGTCAATCAATGGATGCAAGGTGAAGCACTGTGGATATTGTTAGGTCTGATTGCAATGACGATGGCTATTATTCATTACCTACCAAAATTAACCACTCGTTTCCCCTCTTCATTGGCCGCTATTCTCACCGTCAGTCTGCTAGTGATTTTCATGAACATTGATACCAAGACAGTAGGTGATATGGCCTCTATTGAAGGTGGCTTCCCTCAATTTCATATCCCTGAGGTTCCCCTAACGATGGAGACCCTGTTTATCATCTTGCCCTATGCCATCATCCTGGCGGCCATCGGCCTGATTGAATCTCTGCTAACCCTGAGCCTGATTGACGAACTCACCAATACCCGTGGTCGTGGTAATCGGGAATGTATTGGTCAGGGTATCGCCAACACAGCAACCGGCTTATTTGGTGGCATGGGTGGTTGTGCCATGATTGGTCAGAGTATGATTAATGTAAATTCTGGTGGTCGTCAACGTCTGTCCGGTATCTCGGCAGCTCTGTTCCTACTGTCTTTCATCCTGTTTGCTTCACCCTTGATTGAGATGATCCCGATGGCGGCCTTGATTGGTGTCATGTTCATCGTTGTTGTGGGCACCTTCGAGTGGTCCAGTCTGCGTATTATCAACAAGATCCCACGCTCGGATGCCTTTGTTCTAATCCTGGTATCGGGGGTCACGGTAGCCACTGATCTGGCTATTGCTGTTATTGTCGGGGTCATCGTATCGGCACTGGTATTTTCCTGGGAACATGCCAAACACATCAGTGTTCATGGTTACAATGATGAAAATGGTTCGCGTATTTATGAACTCAGCGGCCCTTTGTTTTTTGGCTCAGCCAAGAATTTTCTGGAGCTGTTCCACCCTGAGCAGGATCCTGATGATGTCATTATTGAATTTCAGAATTCGCGGGTTGTTGATCACTCAGCCATTGAGATTATTGATACCCTGGCAGAGCGTTATATTGCCGCAGGAAAGAAACTCCATCTACGTCACCTAAGCCCTGAATGTAGGGAACTCTTACATAAGGCGGGTGATCTGGTTGAGGTTAATATGATGGAAGATCCAACCTATCATATCGCCGATGATGAGTTAGCCTGA
- a CDS encoding tRNA 5-hydroxyuridine modification protein YegQ — translation MKTPELLAPAGTMRNLKYAIAYGADAVYAGIPRYSLRVRNNDFSSLEQLEQGMAHVHAAGKAFFLASNLLPHETKVKTYIRDMEPVIALKPDALIMADPGLIMMVRERWPEQIIHLSVQANTMNSAAVKFWQSIGISRIILSRELSLDEVEVIRNECPDMELEVFVHGALCMAYSGRCLLSGYMNHRDANQGSCTNACRWDYKVKDDNSEEVKISMSECGNAPRHPDADKPYLLEEEKRPGEMMPIEEDEHGTYIMNSKDLRAIEHVERLVKMGVDSLKIEGRTKSHYYVARTAQIYRRAIDDAVAGRPFDPNSLGELENLANRGYTDGFFERHHTHEYQNYIDNYSGSRKQQFVGEIISYNNDSGWADIEVKNKFVVGDSIELITAQGNQQITLGEMQDLKGGLMNEAPGGGYQVRIPLPQGIDYDLALLARNL, via the coding sequence ATGAAAACACCTGAACTACTGGCCCCTGCGGGCACTATGCGTAACCTGAAATATGCCATTGCCTATGGCGCGGATGCGGTTTATGCGGGTATTCCGCGTTATTCCCTGCGTGTGCGTAACAATGATTTCTCTAGTCTGGAACAGCTTGAACAAGGTATGGCTCATGTTCATGCGGCGGGTAAGGCCTTTTTTCTGGCAAGTAATCTATTACCGCATGAGACCAAGGTTAAGACCTACATAAGGGATATGGAGCCGGTGATTGCACTTAAGCCGGATGCCCTGATTATGGCGGATCCGGGTTTGATTATGATGGTGCGTGAGCGTTGGCCTGAACAGATTATTCATCTCTCGGTGCAGGCCAATACCATGAATAGTGCAGCAGTGAAATTTTGGCAGAGTATCGGTATTTCACGCATTATTTTGTCGCGCGAGTTATCACTGGATGAGGTCGAAGTGATTCGTAATGAATGCCCGGATATGGAGCTGGAGGTCTTTGTGCATGGTGCCTTGTGTATGGCGTATTCCGGGCGGTGTTTGTTATCCGGTTATATGAATCATCGGGATGCCAATCAGGGTTCCTGTACTAATGCCTGTCGTTGGGATTACAAGGTAAAGGATGACAACAGTGAAGAGGTGAAGATTTCGATGTCGGAGTGTGGCAATGCGCCGCGTCATCCGGATGCGGATAAACCTTATCTGCTGGAAGAGGAAAAACGTCCGGGTGAGATGATGCCGATTGAAGAGGATGAGCACGGCACTTATATTATGAACTCAAAGGATTTGCGTGCGATTGAGCATGTCGAACGTTTGGTGAAGATGGGTGTGGATAGTTTGAAGATAGAAGGACGTACCAAATCACATTATTATGTTGCCCGTACCGCCCAGATCTATCGGCGTGCGATTGATGATGCGGTGGCTGGCCGCCCGTTTGATCCAAACAGTCTGGGTGAACTGGAAAACCTTGCCAACCGGGGTTACACCGATGGTTTCTTTGAGCGTCATCATACCCATGAATACCAAAATTATATTGATAATTATTCGGGTAGTCGTAAGCAACAGTTTGTCGGCGAGATTATATCCTATAATAATGATAGTGGCTGGGCCGATATTGAAGTCAAGAACAAGTTTGTCGTGGGTGATTCCATTGAGTTGATTACCGCACAGGGTAATCAACAGATTACCCTGGGTGAGATGCAGGATCTCAAAGGTGGCTTGATGAATGAGGCACCCGGTGGCGGCTATCAGGTCAGGATTCCATTACCACAAGGTATCGATTATGATCTGGCATTGTTGGCTCGGAATCTGTAA
- a CDS encoding DNA-processing protein DprA, protein MNLSATAQATLLLTCYFSKASNEKAKPLTNVEWGRFALWLKDKNITPAELLVSDPKPLLMGWYDAQIGEKRILALLSRGHSLALAIEKWHRAGLWVVTRSDPEYPKRLKSRLQTNSPPVLFGCGNKALLNGGGIAVVGSRNASDADLLFTKQLGAKAAAQGIGIVSGGARGVDETAMQGAMQAGGNVIGIMADSLLRAATGVKWRKGLMAGNTVLVSPFYPEAGFNAGNAMARNKYIYCMADTSFVVHSGKKGGTLNGAEENLKKQWVPLWVKPTQDKEAANEMLVKKGGRWSDSDIQHLDIASLLAAAEQSYASLQTDKQEDLFSIRVQELEIETNYVQTLDAVKEVEEPVKDHGLETVDTPVDFYQLFIKELSQYAIEPISGADLPEKMGLHKTQVTDWLKRAIDDGYIKKLYRPVRYQYIKNRA, encoded by the coding sequence ATGAATTTATCAGCAACCGCACAGGCCACTTTACTGTTGACCTGTTATTTCAGTAAGGCGAGTAACGAAAAGGCTAAACCACTCACGAATGTGGAATGGGGTCGCTTTGCGTTATGGTTAAAAGATAAAAATATAACACCTGCAGAATTATTGGTTTCTGACCCGAAGCCATTGTTAATGGGGTGGTATGATGCTCAGATCGGTGAGAAGCGCATCCTGGCTTTATTGAGCCGAGGTCATAGCCTGGCGTTAGCTATTGAAAAATGGCACAGGGCGGGACTCTGGGTAGTGACGCGCTCTGATCCTGAGTATCCCAAACGATTGAAATCCCGACTACAAACAAATTCTCCTCCGGTGTTATTCGGTTGTGGCAACAAGGCTTTGCTGAATGGGGGGGGTATCGCGGTGGTTGGCTCACGTAATGCCAGTGATGCTGACTTATTGTTTACTAAACAGCTTGGCGCTAAAGCGGCAGCTCAAGGTATAGGAATTGTTTCAGGCGGTGCTAGAGGTGTCGATGAAACAGCAATGCAGGGTGCAATGCAGGCGGGGGGGAATGTGATTGGCATTATGGCTGATAGTCTTCTAAGAGCCGCGACAGGCGTTAAATGGCGAAAAGGTTTAATGGCTGGAAATACAGTCCTTGTATCGCCCTTCTATCCTGAAGCAGGATTTAATGCGGGGAATGCTATGGCGCGGAATAAGTATATTTACTGCATGGCGGATACGTCATTTGTGGTTCATTCCGGCAAAAAAGGCGGTACATTGAATGGCGCAGAAGAAAATCTGAAGAAACAATGGGTGCCGCTCTGGGTAAAGCCAACACAAGACAAAGAAGCCGCCAATGAAATGCTGGTAAAAAAAGGTGGACGTTGGAGTGACTCGGATATTCAGCACCTCGATATAGCTTCGCTGTTAGCCGCTGCGGAACAATCCTACGCATCCTTACAAACAGATAAACAAGAAGATTTATTCTCCATTCGGGTTCAGGAGCTTGAGATTGAAACCAATTATGTTCAAACATTAGATGCAGTAAAAGAGGTTGAAGAGCCAGTTAAAGATCATGGTTTAGAGACTGTTGACACCCCCGTTGATTTTTACCAACTATTTATCAAGGAACTATCACAATATGCGATTGAACCGATAAGTGGTGCGGACTTGCCTGAAAAAATGGGTTTGCACAAGACGCAAGTCACTGACTGGCTAAAGCGAGCGATTGATGATGGTTATATTAAGAAGCTATATCGCCCGGTTCGTTATCAATACATCAAGAACCGGGCTTAA
- the purT gene encoding formate-dependent phosphoribosylglycinamide formyltransferase, translating into MTSIGTPLSKTATRVLLCGGGELGKELVIELQRYGVEVIVVDRYANAPAMQLAHRSHVISMQDAVALRAVIEQEQPDYIVPEIEAIATSTLVDLEQEGFNVIPTARAAQLTMNREGIRCLAAEDLGIKTSPYRFADDRAAFDQAVIDIGIPCVVKPIMSSSGKGQSTIRSETDIDQAWTYAQEGGRTGAGRVIVEGFVEFDYEITQLTVRHIGGTHFCEPIGHIQVDGDYRSSWQPQAMTEQALAMAREIAHKVTDALGGYGVFGVELFIRGDEVIFSEVSPRPHDTGMVTMISQDLSQFALHARAILGLPIPAIRQLGPSASSVILAEGVSTQPVFGNLQKALEQPDTQLRLFGKPEVQGQRRMGVVLARADSIEAAVEKAEMASAAVGIK; encoded by the coding sequence ATGACATCTATTGGTACTCCTTTATCAAAAACGGCAACGCGTGTCCTGTTATGTGGCGGTGGAGAGCTCGGTAAAGAACTTGTTATCGAACTGCAACGCTATGGGGTTGAGGTGATTGTGGTGGATCGTTATGCCAATGCGCCAGCGATGCAGCTGGCACATCGTAGCCATGTTATCTCAATGCAGGATGCAGTGGCATTGCGAGCAGTGATTGAGCAGGAGCAACCGGATTATATCGTCCCCGAGATTGAGGCAATAGCCACAAGTACCCTGGTTGATCTGGAACAGGAAGGTTTTAACGTGATACCGACTGCGCGTGCGGCACAGTTAACGATGAACCGTGAAGGGATACGGTGTTTGGCAGCAGAGGATCTAGGTATAAAGACCTCACCTTATCGTTTTGCCGATGATCGGGCTGCCTTTGATCAGGCGGTTATTGATATTGGTATTCCCTGTGTAGTCAAACCGATTATGAGTTCATCCGGCAAGGGACAAAGCACCATTCGTAGTGAGACGGATATTGATCAAGCCTGGACGTATGCACAAGAGGGTGGGCGTACCGGGGCAGGGCGAGTGATTGTTGAAGGTTTTGTTGAATTTGATTATGAAATCACTCAACTAACAGTGCGTCATATTGGTGGTACCCATTTCTGTGAACCCATTGGCCATATTCAGGTGGATGGTGATTACCGTAGTTCCTGGCAACCTCAGGCGATGACAGAACAGGCGCTGGCAATGGCAAGAGAGATTGCACATAAGGTAACGGATGCGCTGGGTGGCTATGGTGTTTTTGGTGTAGAGTTGTTTATCCGTGGTGATGAGGTGATTTTTAGCGAAGTTTCTCCTCGTCCGCATGATACCGGTATGGTGACTATGATCTCACAGGATCTCTCCCAGTTTGCCCTGCATGCCCGTGCCATACTGGGTTTACCCATTCCTGCTATTCGACAGCTTGGCCCCTCAGCATCCAGTGTTATTCTTGCCGAGGGTGTGTCTACGCAACCTGTATTTGGCAATCTACAAAAAGCCCTGGAACAGCCGGATACTCAATTACGCCTGTTTGGAAAACCGGAAGTGCAAGGGCAACGGCGCATGGGCGTGGTGCTGGCGCGTGCAGATTCGATTGAGGCGGCGGTTGAGAAGGCAGAGATGGCCTCGGCTGCGGTGGGCATTAAATAA
- a CDS encoding TolC family protein translates to MYKRFSIVALLSGCMLFIPVPAISTETSVAPLANFVAQVIDNHPRIRSMDAALKASSARYQAADQALYNPELEFDTERTDINTTSLGISQTIDWSDKRGARAKTAQQTYNANAADANSLRQQLARNLLNALSEYNTADTLNRLGQQSLQLMQQFVDIAEQRLQAGDLNQVELDLAKLAALEADLESSELAARLSDAEQALFSLLGDRPAPRVWPGLPQTLPVIQSDRLDIEDLIKTHPVFQAKQAQINAARALVSLRQREAKPDPTIGIRAGREDNNTLTGLTLSLPLFVRNTYQAEVTEAHAQLTQTEFDARSTWLDLKNRILTARQRYILTRNTWTNWQQRGTSSIKRRIDLLKQLWQVGELSSTDYLIQLKQTLDTQSAGIELRGRLWHNWSNWLMASASIFQWLEIDERTSSTDIQH, encoded by the coding sequence ATGTACAAACGATTTTCAATAGTAGCCTTACTATCAGGCTGCATGCTATTCATCCCGGTACCCGCTATAAGTACCGAAACATCCGTTGCACCTCTGGCTAATTTTGTAGCCCAGGTCATCGACAATCATCCACGCATACGTTCTATGGATGCCGCACTGAAGGCATCATCTGCCCGCTATCAGGCAGCGGATCAGGCACTCTATAACCCGGAACTGGAATTTGATACAGAACGCACCGATATCAACACGACCAGTCTGGGTATTAGTCAAACCATCGACTGGAGTGACAAGCGTGGGGCGCGCGCCAAAACGGCACAACAAACCTATAACGCCAATGCTGCCGATGCTAACAGCCTGCGTCAACAACTGGCGAGGAATCTACTCAATGCGCTGAGCGAATATAATACGGCAGATACGCTCAATAGACTGGGACAACAAAGCCTGCAACTGATGCAACAATTTGTCGACATTGCCGAACAGCGTTTACAGGCCGGAGATCTGAATCAGGTAGAACTGGATCTGGCAAAACTGGCCGCACTAGAGGCTGATCTTGAATCCTCTGAACTTGCTGCCCGATTGAGTGATGCAGAACAAGCCTTGTTCAGCCTGTTAGGTGATCGACCTGCCCCCCGTGTCTGGCCAGGTCTACCACAGACACTACCCGTCATACAGAGCGATAGACTGGATATTGAGGATCTAATCAAGACGCATCCCGTATTCCAGGCTAAACAAGCTCAGATTAATGCCGCACGTGCCCTGGTTAGTTTACGTCAACGCGAGGCAAAGCCCGACCCTACCATCGGCATAAGAGCTGGACGTGAGGACAATAATACCCTTACCGGTCTGACCCTGTCGCTACCCCTATTTGTACGCAACACCTATCAGGCTGAGGTCACAGAGGCTCATGCGCAACTGACACAGACCGAGTTTGATGCTCGTTCCACCTGGCTGGATCTGAAAAATCGAATCCTCACGGCTCGACAACGCTATATCCTGACACGCAACACGTGGACAAACTGGCAGCAACGTGGAACCAGCTCGATCAAACGACGCATTGATTTGTTAAAGCAACTTTGGCAAGTCGGTGAATTAAGTTCTACCGACTATCTGATTCAGCTCAAACAAACTCTGGACACACAAAGTGCCGGTATTGAATTACGCGGTCGCCTGTGGCACAACTGGTCCAACTGGCTCATGGCCAGTGCCAGTATTTTCCAATGGCTTGAAATTGATGAGCGCACTTCTAGCACTGATATTCAGCACTAA